From a single Glycine soja cultivar W05 chromosome 19, ASM419377v2, whole genome shotgun sequence genomic region:
- the LOC114399598 gene encoding polygalacturonase QRT3-like — MATISPMWFILLGITCFCVTDSYGANMPLRTLYGGTHQEALLGLEAFKASITRRDSIASTPPSFSPSPSPSPLPSQDLKKSHVYLVTSYGADPTGNSDSTEALLAAIADAAKGPSVGFLMKDIKDLGGAQINLEGGKYIISKPLQLPLAGVGNLMIHGGTIRASYNFPPDGHLIDLSTSGESNSYNYEYITLKDLLLDSNFRGGGISVKKTLRINIENCYITHFNTTGILVQGGHETYIRNTFLGQHITAGGDKHERDFSGTGISLLGNDNAVTDVVIFSAEIGIIVTGQANTLSGVHCYNKATGFGGKGIYLKLPGLTQTRIVNCYMDYTNIVAEDPVQLHISSSFFLGDAGIVLKSVNGIVSGLNIVDNMFSGLNKGVDIVKLDQSNSPFNQIDQVFVARNVVRGMNLKATTAKMSLLGNGTTWTSDFTKVLLFPNLIKHVVYSLSANGNTFPNHALRNVSQNRVVIETDEAVNANVFVTVDQGNAS; from the exons ATGGCAACAATATCTCCAATGTGGTTCATACTTCTTGGAATAACTTGTTTCTGTGTGACTGATTCTTATGGGGCGAACATGCCTCTAAGGACTCTTTATGGTGGCACTCATCAAGAAGCATTGCTTGGACTTGAGGCATTCAAGGCCTCTATAACTAGGCGTGACTCCATTGCTTCAACACcaccttcattctcaccctctccTAGTCCTTCTCCTCTTCCATCACAG GATCTCAAGAAATCACATGTGTACCTTGTGACATCTTATGGTGCAGATCCAACAGGCAATTCAGACAGCACTGAAGCTCTTCTTGCAGCCATAGCAGATGCAGCCAAAGGTCCAAGTGTAGGGTTCTTAATGAAGGACATCAAAGACCTTGGAGGTGCTCAGATTAATCTTGAGGGTGGAAAGTACATAATTAGCAAACCACTGCAGTTGCCACTGGCCGGGGTTGGAAACCTCATG ATACATGGGGGAACTATAAGAGCCTCATATAATTTTCCACCAGATGGGCATCTCATAGACTTGTCCACCTCAGGAGAAAGCAACTCCTACAATTATGAGTACATAACTCTCAAGGACCTCTTGCTAGACTCAAACTTCAGGGGAGGGGGCATTTCAGTCAAAAAAACACTTAGAATCAACATAGAAAATTGTTACATCACACATTTCAACACCACTGGAATTTTAGTCCAAGGTGGCCATGAAACCTACATAAGAAACACCTTCCTTGGCCAGCACATCACTGCTGGAGGGGACAAACATGAAAGGGACTTCTCAGGCACTGGAATAAGCCTTCTGGGAAATGACAATGCAGTAACAGATGTTGTGATTTTCTCTGCTGAAATAGGAATAATTGTCACTGGCCAAGCCAACACTCTTTCTGGAGTACATTGCTACAATAAGGCCACCGGCTTCGGTGGCAAAGGGATTTATTTGAAGCTTCCTGGTTTGACACAAACTAGGATTGTGAATTGTTACATGGATTACACCAATATTGTCGCCGAAGATCCAGTTCAGCTCCACATCTCTAGCAGTTTCTTCCTTGGTGATGCTGGTATTGTGTTAAAATCAGTCAATGGGATTGTAAGTGGTCTCAATATTGTTGATAACATGTTCTCCGGCTTGAATAAAGGGGTTGATATAGTCAAGTTGGACCAATCAAATAGTCCTTTTAATCAAATTGATCAAGTTTTTGTGGCTAGAAATGTTGTGAGGGGTATGAACTTAAAGGCCACAACTGCAAAAATGTCTTTGCTTGGTAATGGAACCACATGGACTTCTGATTTTACCAAAGTTTTGCTTTTCCCTAACCTTATCAAACATGTTGTGTACTCCTTAAGTGCCAATGGCAACACCTTCCCAAATCATGCTCTCAGAAACGTTTCTCAGAATCGTGTTGTGATCGAAACGGATGAGGCTGTGAATGCAAATGTTTTTGTCACAGTGGATCAAGGTAATGCAAGTTGA